One genomic window of [Clostridium] scindens ATCC 35704 includes the following:
- a CDS encoding LytR/AlgR family response regulator transcription factor, which translates to MIHVAICDDEKEFVSEMRGLIERYSEEKQNEIRISSFANGLELMEHYDKTIDLIFLDIQMKGMDGLKAAEKICQQDEEVGIIFLTSLKQYALEGYKYRAVNYIVKPMKYIRLKVELDRWIERFRNKNPHIVVTNDSGTFKVMLNTLHYVETYKRNLLLHTDDGEVISYKNMKELEKELVPYGFYRCHVGFLVNMEFVKRVEKLNIELTSGETIYASKPKKKEFMEAMAEYWGKRL; encoded by the coding sequence ATGATACATGTAGCGATTTGTGATGATGAAAAAGAATTTGTATCAGAAATGAGAGGATTGATAGAGCGTTATTCGGAAGAAAAGCAGAATGAAATTCGTATTTCTTCTTTTGCGAATGGTTTGGAATTAATGGAGCATTATGATAAAACTATAGATTTGATTTTTCTTGATATACAGATGAAGGGAATGGATGGATTAAAAGCAGCAGAAAAGATCTGCCAACAGGATGAGGAAGTTGGTATTATATTCCTTACATCTTTAAAACAATATGCATTGGAGGGATACAAATATCGGGCAGTAAATTATATTGTGAAACCGATGAAATATATTCGATTGAAGGTTGAGCTGGATCGGTGGATAGAGAGGTTTCGGAACAAAAATCCGCATATTGTAGTAACAAACGATAGTGGTACATTTAAGGTAATGCTGAATACACTTCATTATGTGGAAACATATAAGAGAAATCTTTTATTACATACGGATGATGGAGAAGTAATTTCATATAAAAATATGAAGGAACTGGAAAAAGAGTTAGTACCTTATGGGTTTTATCGGTGTCATGTGGGATTTCTTGTAAATATGGAGTTTGTAAAACGAGTAGAGAAGTTGAATATAGAATTAACTTCTGGTGAAACCATTTATGCCAGCAAACCCAAAAAGAAGGAATTTATGGAAGCAATGGCTGAGTATTGG